In the genome of Lacerta agilis isolate rLacAgi1 chromosome 2, rLacAgi1.pri, whole genome shotgun sequence, one region contains:
- the LOC117043010 gene encoding keratin, type II cytoskeletal 7-like, with amino-acid sequence MSRQCFSSRSLNGRRPSSGSAISSGFRGGNSLSSICYTGAGRCGGYSNISHYNIGRSRRLSGGSLGGYGGSSGGYSAGFRDFSGLGYGPGPLGYGFGPVGYGAGIGRPGGFSSRSAGAYGTAGGVSSYGGEGGGSYRYGGFSSRSFGGVCGRGYRTVGFGSPSLGGGVYGSRSIICGRPVCGGLGYEPIGRFGDSRGIQSVRVNTNLLRPLCIQVDPEISRVKVEEREQIKCLNDQFACFIDKVRHLEQQNKLLETKWNCLQQQGPVEKKTIDHLFENYIAALKRQLDLLLNEREQLQCEQAKFQDVVEEYKCRYEEEINRRMAAENEFVLLKKDVDCAYTGKVELEVKVEALRQELEFLRCVHDAEIESLQTTTADTNVIVSMDNNRELDMEGIINSVRCQYEEIVQRSKDEVNALYETKFKDLQSTWGHHCDALAKGRHEIQELTHLIQRLKADMENAKKQIDVLQTAIADNEQRGDCALKDAKAKLAEVENALQCSKDELARMLRDYQELLNVKISLDIEIAMYRSLLEGEESRISSSTPVNIAVLGCSNLSPGGGAAYGGTLGGGGFGRRRVYGLGSEGQSASGGGGFSSRSGRLNYRTGYSSRSGGYLSRCTMSSGFGQCNSSSVAPCGPRDCGLGSTGSGGFSSGSRGFSSRSGGCSSSGPCISSAGGGYTTGGGYTTGGTGEAYTSECSSGGITSSSNAGCSSGDARRNSGSGCRTGYGGSCSIIR; translated from the exons ATGAGCCGGCAGTGCTTCAGTTCCCGGTCCCTTAATGGAAGACGCCCATCATCTGGCTCGGCCATCAGCAGTGGATTTAGGGGTGGCAACAGTCTGTCTTCCATCTGCTACACCGGAGCGGGCAGATGTGGTGGCTACAGCAATATCAGCCACTATAATATCGGCCGTAGCCGAAGACTTTCTGGCGGAAGCCTTGGTGGATATGGAGGAAGTTCTGGTGGATACAGtgcaggctttagggacttcagTGGCTTGGGCTATGGCCCTGGGCCATTGGGCTATGGTTTTGGGCCCGTAGGTTATGGCGCTGGCATTGGCAGGCCTGGAGGCTTTAGTAGTCGAAGTGCAGGGGCCTATGGCACAGCTGGAGGAGTCAGCAGCTACGGTGGCGAAGGAGGTGGTAGCTACAGATATGGTGGCTTCAGCAGCCGAAGTTTTGGTGGTGTTTGTGGCAGAGGCTATAGGACAGTTGGCTTCGGCAGCCCGAGTCTGGGTGGTGGTGTGTATGGCAGCAGAAGCATTATTTGTGGCCGCCCTGTTTGTGGGGGTTTGGGCTATGAGCCCATTGGCCGCTTTGGTGACTCCAGGGGGATCCAGTCAGTCAGGGTCAATACGAACCTCTTGAGGCCCCTTTGCATACAGGTTGATCCGGAGATCTCTAGAGTGAAGGTGGAGGAGCGAGAGCAAATCAAATGCCTCAATGACCAGTTTGCCTGCTTCATTGATAAG GTGAGGCACTTGGAGCAGCAAAACAAGCTTTTGGAAACCAAATGGAATTGCCTGCAGCAACAGGGGCCTGTTGAGAAGAAAACCATTGACCACCTGTTTGAGAACTACATCGCAGCCCTGAAGAGGCAGCTGGATCTTTTGCTGAATGAGCGGGAGCAGCTGCAATGTGAGCAGGCTAAATTCCAGGATGTGGTTGAAGAGTACAAATGCag GTACGAAGAAGAAATCAACCGGCGTATGGCTGCGGAAAACGAATTCGTGTTGCTGAAAAAG GATGTGGATTGTGCTTACACTGGCAAAGTGGAGCTGGAGGTGAAAGTGGAAGCTCTAAGACAGGAGCTGGAGTTCCTCAGATGTGTCCATGACGCA gAAATTGAAAGCTTACAGACAACAACAGCTGACACCAATGTTATCGTGTCTATGGACAACAACCGAGAGTTGGACATGGAGGGGATCATTAACTCTGTGAGGTGTCAGTATGAGGAGATTGTACAGAGGAGCAAGGACGAGGTCAACGCTCTTTATGAAACCAAG TTCAAAGATCTGCAGTCCACCTGGGGGCATCACTGTGACGCTTTGGCTAAGGGCCGCCATGAAATCCAGGAGCTGACTCACCTTATCCAGCGACTTAAGGCTGATATGGAAAATGCCAAGAAACAG ATCGATGTATTACAGACAGCTATCGCTGACAATGAGCAGCGTGGCGACTGTGCCCTGAAGGATGCCAAGGCAAAACTTGCGGAGGTGGAGAATGCCCTGCAGTGCTCTAAGGATGAACTTGCCCGCATGCTAAGGGATTACCAGGAATTGCTGAATGTCAAGATATCTTTGGACATTGAGATTGCTATGTACAGGTCACTTCTGGAAGGAGAAGAGAgcag AATAAGTAGTTCTACTCCGGTTAACATAG CTGTGTTGGGTTGCTCCAACCTCTCTCCAGGTGGTGGAGCTgcatacggtggtaccttgggaggaggaggatttggAAGGAGACGTGTCTACGGGCTTGGATCAGAAGGACAAAGTGCCAGCGGCGGTGGAGGATTCAGCTCCCGAAGTGGAAGGCTGAACTACAGAACGGGATATAGCTCTAGGAGCGGAGGGTACCTTTCGAGATGCACAATGAGCTCTGGATTTGGGCAATGCAATAGCAGTAGTGTGGCTCCCTGTGGACCTAGGGATTGTGGCTTAGGATCCACAGGCAGTGGAGGCTTTAGTTCTGGGAGCAGAGGATTCAGTTCCAGAAGCGGGGGTTGCAGCTCAAGTGGACCATGCATTTCCTCAGCTGGTGGAGGCTACACCACTGGTGGAGGCTACACCACTGGGGGCACAGGAGAGGCCTACACCTCTGAGTGTTCAAGCGGTGGCATCACTTCTTCCTCTAATGCCGGATGCAGCAGCGGAGACGCGAGGCGCAACTCTGGAAGTGGGTGTCGAACAGGGTATGGAGGAAGCTGCTCAATCATCAGATAA